The proteins below are encoded in one region of Amycolatopsis acidiphila:
- a CDS encoding NADH-quinone oxidoreductase subunit A: MYVPLVLLFVLAAAFAVLSVLLGPLMGPSRYNKAKLQAYECGIEPSPQPLVGGGRMPVAYYITAMLFILFDIEMVFLYPFAVSADSLGLFGLVEIVLFIATVGFAYAYVWRRGGLDWN, encoded by the coding sequence ATGTACGTGCCGCTGGTCCTGTTGTTCGTGCTGGCGGCGGCTTTCGCCGTGCTCTCGGTGCTGCTCGGTCCGCTGATGGGCCCGAGCCGCTACAACAAGGCGAAGCTGCAGGCCTACGAGTGCGGGATCGAACCGTCACCGCAGCCACTGGTCGGCGGCGGCCGGATGCCGGTGGCTTACTACATCACCGCGATGCTGTTCATCCTGTTCGACATCGAGATGGTCTTCCTCTACCCGTTCGCGGTCTCCGCGGACTCGCTCGGCCTGTTCGGGCTGGTGGAGATCGTGTTGTTCATCGCCACGGTCGGCTTCGCCTACGCGTACGTGTGGCGGCGCGGCGGGCTGGATTGGAACTGA
- a CDS encoding NuoB/complex I 20 kDa subunit family protein: MGLEEKLPNGILLASLEGLVNWARKNSLWPATFGLACCAIEMMTTGGSRYDIARFGMERFSATPRQADLMIVAGRVTQKMAPVLRQIYDQMAEPRWVLAMGVCASSGGMFNNYAVVQGVDHVVPVDMYLPGCPPRPEMLLDAILKLHAKIQDEPMGPRRAALRAGKRTELIPSSIKYAKK; encoded by the coding sequence ATGGGTCTCGAAGAGAAGCTCCCCAACGGCATCCTGCTGGCCAGCCTGGAAGGCCTGGTCAACTGGGCGCGCAAGAACTCCCTGTGGCCTGCCACCTTCGGCCTGGCCTGCTGCGCCATCGAGATGATGACGACGGGCGGGTCCCGGTACGACATCGCGCGGTTCGGCATGGAGCGGTTCAGCGCGACCCCGCGGCAGGCGGACCTGATGATCGTCGCGGGCCGGGTGACCCAGAAGATGGCGCCGGTGCTGCGTCAGATCTACGACCAGATGGCCGAGCCGCGCTGGGTGCTAGCGATGGGCGTCTGCGCCTCCTCCGGCGGCATGTTCAACAACTACGCCGTGGTGCAGGGCGTCGACCACGTCGTGCCGGTCGACATGTACCTGCCCGGCTGTCCGCCGCGGCCGGAGATGCTGCTCGACGCGATCCTCAAGCTGCACGCCAAGATCCAGGACGAGCCGATGGGCCCGCGCCGCGCCGCGCTCAGGGCGGGCAAGCGCACCGAGCTGATCCCCTCGTCGATCAAGTACGCGAAGAAGTGA
- a CDS encoding NADH-quinone oxidoreductase subunit C, protein MPEEKPQTGGEQSSAQRPETGLEAQGVRPAQPVVAGRARAGMFGVSDSGDTSGYGGLRLPAYTPAPAERPYGGWFDEFADQFFAALGENGVPTEAVQQVSVDRGEITLYLDRQYLLQTCRILRDDPGLRFELCSSVSGVDYGPDVPQRLHSVYHLTSMTYRRRIRLEVAVEVGDPHLPSVVEVYPTADWQEREAYDMFGIVYDGHPALTRILMPDDWDGFPQRKDYPLGGIPVEYKGAEIPPPDQRRSYS, encoded by the coding sequence GTGCCTGAAGAGAAACCCCAGACGGGCGGCGAGCAGTCCAGCGCCCAGCGGCCCGAGACCGGGCTGGAGGCCCAGGGCGTGCGCCCGGCGCAGCCGGTGGTCGCGGGCCGGGCCCGCGCCGGCATGTTCGGCGTGTCCGACAGTGGCGACACCTCCGGCTACGGTGGCCTGCGGCTGCCCGCCTACACCCCGGCGCCGGCCGAACGGCCCTACGGCGGCTGGTTCGACGAGTTCGCCGACCAGTTCTTCGCCGCGCTGGGCGAGAACGGCGTGCCCACCGAGGCGGTCCAGCAGGTCTCGGTCGACCGCGGTGAGATCACCCTGTACCTGGACAGGCAGTACCTCTTGCAGACGTGCCGGATCCTGCGCGACGACCCCGGGCTGCGGTTCGAGCTGTGCAGCTCGGTGTCCGGAGTGGACTACGGCCCGGACGTGCCGCAGCGGCTGCACTCGGTGTACCACCTGACCTCGATGACCTACCGGCGGCGGATCAGGCTCGAGGTCGCCGTCGAGGTCGGGGACCCGCACCTGCCGTCGGTGGTGGAGGTGTACCCGACCGCCGACTGGCAGGAGCGGGAGGCCTACGACATGTTCGGCATCGTCTACGACGGACATCCGGCGCTGACCCGCATCCTCATGCCCGACGACTGGGACGGGTTCCCGCAGCGCAAGGACTACCCGCTGGGCGGCATCCCGGTGGAGTACAAGGGCGCGGAGATCCCGCCGCCGGACCAGCGGAGGTCGTACTCGTGA
- a CDS encoding NADH-quinone oxidoreductase subunit D — MTTERLSDVTTGTDTTAPGSDSSDDVNYADSRETTEGRIFHVSGGDWDDVLSDADHDERMVINMGPQHPSTHGVLRLVLELEGETVTQLRSVIGYLHTGIEKNTEYRTWTQGVTFVTRMDYLSPLFNELGYCLAVEKLLGVEAPKRAQLIRVLLCEINRIGSHLVYIATGGMELGATTAMTLGFREREEVLHLLEYLTGLRMNHAFIRPGGVAQDLPTDAHAKISEFVKVMDKRLPLYDKLFTGQPIWRNRLKGVGYLPVDACLALGVTGPVLRSAGLPWDLRKVEPYSSYDEFEFDIPTSTDADCWARYLCRVEEMHQSLRIIKQALKRLDEPGPVMVEDKKIAWPAQLSISSDGMGNSLEHVKKIMGQSMESLIHHFKLVTEGFKVPPGQVYAPVESPRGELGFHVVSDGGTRPMRVHVREPSFVNLQSMPAMSEGGLVADVIAAVASIDPVMGGVDR; from the coding sequence GTGACCACTGAACGACTCTCGGACGTCACGACCGGAACGGACACCACGGCGCCCGGCTCGGACAGCAGCGACGACGTGAACTACGCGGACTCCCGCGAGACCACCGAAGGCCGCATCTTCCACGTCAGCGGCGGCGACTGGGACGACGTGCTGTCCGACGCCGACCACGACGAGCGCATGGTCATCAACATGGGCCCGCAGCACCCGTCGACGCACGGCGTGCTCCGGCTCGTGCTGGAGCTGGAGGGCGAGACCGTCACCCAGCTGCGGTCGGTCATCGGCTACCTGCACACCGGCATCGAGAAGAACACCGAGTACCGGACGTGGACCCAGGGCGTCACCTTCGTGACGCGCATGGACTACCTGTCGCCGCTGTTCAACGAGCTGGGCTACTGCCTGGCCGTGGAGAAGCTGCTGGGCGTCGAGGCGCCGAAGCGGGCGCAGCTGATCCGGGTGTTGCTCTGCGAGATCAACCGCATCGGCTCGCACCTGGTCTACATCGCCACCGGCGGCATGGAGCTGGGCGCGACGACCGCGATGACGCTCGGCTTCCGCGAGCGCGAGGAGGTCCTGCACCTGCTCGAGTACCTGACCGGGCTGCGGATGAACCACGCGTTCATCCGGCCGGGCGGGGTCGCACAGGACCTGCCGACGGACGCGCACGCGAAGATCAGCGAGTTCGTCAAGGTGATGGACAAGCGGCTTCCCTTGTACGACAAGCTGTTCACCGGTCAGCCGATCTGGCGCAACCGGCTCAAGGGCGTGGGCTACCTGCCCGTGGACGCCTGCCTCGCGCTCGGCGTGACGGGTCCGGTGCTGCGGTCGGCCGGGCTGCCGTGGGACCTGCGGAAGGTCGAGCCGTACTCCTCCTACGACGAGTTCGAGTTCGACATCCCGACCTCGACCGACGCCGACTGCTGGGCGCGGTACCTGTGCCGGGTCGAGGAGATGCACCAGTCGCTGCGGATCATCAAGCAGGCGCTCAAGCGGCTCGACGAGCCGGGCCCTGTCATGGTCGAGGACAAGAAGATCGCGTGGCCGGCGCAGCTGTCGATCTCCAGCGACGGGATGGGCAACTCGCTCGAGCACGTCAAGAAGATCATGGGCCAGTCGATGGAGTCGCTGATCCACCACTTCAAGCTGGTCACCGAGGGCTTCAAGGTGCCGCCGGGCCAGGTGTACGCGCCGGTCGAGTCACCTCGCGGGGAGCTGGGCTTCCACGTCGTGTCCGACGGCGGCACCAGGCCGATGCGGGTGCACGTGCGGGAACCGAGCTTCGTCAACCTGCAGTCGATGCCCGCGATGTCCGAAGGCGGGCTGGTGGCGGACGTGATCGCCGCCGTCGCCTCGATCGACCCCGTGATGGGGGGAGTGGACCGATGA
- the nuoE gene encoding NADH-quinone oxidoreductase subunit NuoE, producing the protein MTTQRTEPQAQIFDAEIVAKAQNLINRYPQSRSALLPMLHLVQSVQGHVSQEGIDFCAQQLGLSEAEVSAVVTFYTMYKRRPCGEHLVSVCTNTLCAALGGDAIYKQLGEHLGVGHEEVAGEPGAPGSIMLEHAECLAACDLGPVLQVNYEYYDNQTPESALELVQALQRGEKPAPSRGAPLTDFKGAELQLAGFFPEDEETYRSHVDGPSQAVETLRGARMAADRGWTAPVMEDVPLPEVEKK; encoded by the coding sequence ATGACGACACAGCGTACAGAGCCTCAGGCACAGATCTTCGACGCCGAAATCGTTGCCAAGGCGCAGAACCTGATCAACCGGTATCCGCAGTCGCGCTCGGCGCTGCTGCCGATGCTGCACCTCGTGCAGTCGGTCCAGGGGCACGTCAGCCAGGAGGGCATCGACTTCTGCGCCCAGCAGCTGGGCCTGTCCGAGGCCGAGGTCAGCGCGGTCGTCACGTTCTACACGATGTACAAGCGGCGGCCGTGCGGCGAGCACCTGGTGAGCGTCTGCACGAACACGCTGTGCGCGGCGCTCGGCGGGGACGCGATCTACAAGCAGCTGGGCGAGCACCTCGGCGTCGGGCACGAGGAGGTGGCCGGCGAGCCCGGCGCCCCCGGTTCGATCATGCTGGAGCACGCGGAGTGCCTGGCCGCGTGCGACCTCGGGCCGGTGCTGCAGGTCAACTACGAGTACTACGACAACCAGACCCCGGAGTCGGCTCTCGAGCTCGTGCAGGCGTTGCAACGCGGGGAAAAGCCGGCGCCCAGCCGTGGCGCGCCGCTGACCGACTTCAAGGGGGCGGAGCTTCAGCTCGCAGGCTTCTTCCCGGAGGACGAGGAAACGTACCGGTCCCATGTGGACGGTCCGTCGCAGGCGGTGGAAACCCTGCGCGGGGCCAGGATGGCCGCGGACCGCGGCTGGACGGCACCCGTGATGGAAGACGTTCCGCTGCCGGAGGTGGAGAAGAAATGA
- the nuoF gene encoding NADH-quinone oxidoreductase subunit NuoF — protein MTDPLTPVLTKRWLSPNSWRLETYEQLEGYTAIRKALAGTPEQLVQLVKDAGLRGRGGAGFPAGVKWSFMPPNEDKPHYLVINADEGEPGTCKDIPLMMADPHSLIEGCIIAAYAMRSHHCFIYVRGEALHCVRRLNAAVREAYGAGYLGENILGSGFDLEITVHAGAGAYICGEETALLDSLEGRRGQPRLKPPFPAAAGLYAAPTTVNNVETIASAPFIVNAGSDWFRKMGREKSPGPKIYSISGHVEQPGQYEAPLGTSLRELLELCGGMKDGIPLKFWTPGGSSTPMFTAEHLDIPLDFEGAAEAGSMLGTTAVQVFNETVSVPWAVMKWTQFYEHESCGKCTPCREGTYWLAQILERMVEGRGTPQDIDTLLDVCDNILGRSFCALGDGAVSPIQSGIKYFRDEFLALCESNKRELVGAQA, from the coding sequence ATGACAGATCCGCTGACGCCGGTACTGACCAAGCGCTGGCTTTCGCCGAACTCGTGGCGGCTGGAGACCTACGAGCAGCTCGAGGGCTACACCGCGATCCGCAAGGCGCTCGCGGGCACGCCCGAGCAGCTCGTGCAGCTGGTCAAGGACGCGGGCCTGCGCGGCCGCGGCGGCGCCGGGTTCCCGGCGGGGGTGAAGTGGTCGTTCATGCCGCCGAACGAGGACAAGCCGCACTACCTGGTGATCAACGCCGACGAGGGCGAGCCGGGGACCTGCAAGGACATCCCGCTGATGATGGCGGACCCGCACTCGTTGATCGAGGGCTGCATCATCGCCGCGTACGCGATGCGCTCGCACCACTGCTTCATCTACGTCCGTGGCGAGGCGCTGCACTGCGTCCGCCGGCTCAACGCGGCGGTGCGTGAGGCCTACGGCGCCGGCTACCTCGGCGAGAACATCCTCGGTTCGGGCTTCGACCTGGAGATCACCGTGCACGCCGGCGCCGGCGCCTACATCTGCGGCGAGGAGACGGCGCTGCTGGACTCGCTCGAAGGACGGCGCGGCCAGCCCCGGCTGAAGCCGCCGTTCCCCGCCGCCGCCGGGCTCTACGCGGCGCCGACGACGGTGAACAACGTCGAGACGATCGCCAGCGCGCCCTTCATCGTCAACGCCGGGTCCGACTGGTTCCGCAAGATGGGCCGCGAGAAGTCGCCGGGGCCGAAGATCTACTCGATCTCCGGCCACGTCGAGCAGCCCGGCCAGTACGAGGCGCCGCTGGGCACCAGCCTGCGTGAGCTGCTGGAGCTGTGCGGGGGCATGAAGGACGGCATCCCGCTGAAGTTCTGGACGCCAGGCGGCTCGTCGACGCCGATGTTCACCGCCGAGCACCTCGACATCCCGCTGGACTTCGAGGGCGCCGCGGAGGCCGGCTCGATGCTCGGCACGACGGCGGTCCAGGTGTTCAACGAGACCGTGTCGGTGCCCTGGGCCGTGATGAAGTGGACGCAGTTCTACGAGCACGAGTCCTGCGGGAAGTGCACGCCGTGCCGTGAGGGCACCTACTGGCTCGCGCAGATCCTCGAGCGCATGGTCGAGGGCCGGGGGACGCCGCAGGACATCGACACCCTGCTCGACGTCTGCGACAACATCCTCGGCCGCTCGTTCTGCGCGCTCGGCGACGGTGCGGTCAGCCCGATCCAGAGCGGCATCAAGTACTTCCGCGACGAGTTCCTCGCTCTGTGCGAGAGCAACAAGCGCGAGCTGGTGGGAGCACAGGCATGA